The Pieris brassicae chromosome 7, ilPieBrab1.1, whole genome shotgun sequence genome includes the window AAAAACTGTGCTCGCTCCGAACCAgacaaaaaagtaaataattttataaatgattctCTGAGATCAGAATTTCATAAGAAGTTCAtggaaaaatatgtaaaataatttttaattaatttaaataaacttattaattttgtattatttttcttattgagGTAAAAATTGCATagtagaaaaacaaatattacgaAGTCATACAACCATCTAGGACTCAGTGTATTATGAGTGTCCACTTGGGTTATGAGAAATggccattattattatacattttgacCCAAATGGCCAAACTTAtgcgaaaaaaaaaatatattaaatatcaatagattttgtattttttaaaacatttctattactgcaaatgtttttataaatgaaatatattaattgagatatgaacatatatgtatttcacTAATTCCTTCATAGCTTTTTCCGTTTTCTATTTCTTGCCtgtaaacaaattaacaaaaatattttatttattaaaaaaaaaaataaagatttttgatttaaaataaagccgATAACAATCGGTATACGTGGTTTGCTTAGactaataaatacttttgtacttttaacattagtttcatcaaatttgttaaaaagaaCGCGCATTCATTGAGGATTGCGGAATGTTGGGCCGAGAGCGATAAATGTTTACGTGATTACGATATTGAGATGGGAGGGGAGGCGAGGTTGTGGCGAGCCACCTTGACTAGGCAGGTTCACTGGCTCTCGCGCGCCGGCCAATTCACAATTGCCAGTCAGTGCTCGTTAGTCGCAAAGTGAACGCGGCAGTGCTCCGCAAAATGGCTGTGTCAAAAACTATATGGCATTGCGCCGgtttgttattgtttattgtGGTATCTTGTGCCGCGCTTTCCGGGTTATATATTGATAATGGTGTGGATCAAACAATTATACACCACTCAATGACGCGTCATGAAAGACAGGTTGTTGAACACGAAATATTAGAATTGTTGGGACTCGGCGAGCGACCGAGGCGTGCGCAAGCGCCACCCTTGGACCGCTCAGCGCCAAGCTTTTTACTGGACGTCTATAAGCAGTTAGCTGAGGAGCACGAGCAAGCTCGGCCTACCCGAAGCTCTGAAATGGCTCTTAGTGGCGAAGAGCAAAATGCAATCGACGAGAGCGATCTTATTATGACATTTCAGAGCAAAAGTAAGTGcactaacaattaaaattaattaagtcgAGCCATACCTAAAGATGTACTTGAAATGGTAACGAATAGGAGTTGTAGattaataattagatttaatgcagtaacatttaaaatagtgaCAATTAACATTTCCTTTATGTTAGAAAACCAgacatttacaatataaacattagaaatatttgttgATATTACTTAAGgaagtaaaaatattcactCACGTTATTTCTTCGAAATTCAGTCTcaataacatacaaaatattattatatacattgcAGTGGGGTGCATTGCTATCAGTAAACACTAAACATTAACCACTTAGGTACCTATTTTTAGCATCGCTTCCCTTTAGATAGCCATTCTGATAAATCCCTCTTGAACAAACATATTTCATTgaagtattgtatttttcgaCCTTAACGACTATTTGGGAAACATACCTGTTGATCGGCTTTGGGCATTGTTTACGAGGAACACttacagaattttatattctcaGGTAGCGATGAttcattaataactttttgccTTTGGCTGGCGCTGACTTACCGTCTTATCAGCTAACATTTACTGTatctaaatttgaaaaaaaacatgagtattaaaatgtgttatacaaattacaataatgattttttttacattatattcaGGGTTAAAACTTCTCATCTTTCTATTGGATTGATACTGGTAATAACTGTGTATCACAATTATTGTGATGTCCAGTTATTTTCATAGACACACGTGCAACGAGTGTCAGCTTACATCTAGTTTGTTGTGCCACCTGTGTCACCTAATGAGATAATCAATTTGcatttaagaatatatttagaattattttaacatatcttttttactttttgtttttcatgtatagtttattttttgttcctgtttagtttcttctttataactatatgtaatatatatttttgcacttcttgcctaccttatgtaatttaatacatttttttctttactcccagtgtttgcctggaagagatcgctcgaaagcgataaggccgccagttgccctccttttcatttaattatgttaaaattttatattgtaatgtaacgaagtgttaataaaataaataaataacatatttgagaatataattttcaagCTGCAAGCACTGCAGAGTTTTCACCCCAACTTTGATATTGCCACACATCCAGTagacaacatttaaaaaatatattttttataaattttctgcACAAAGACAtcatttaaacattaatatcaaGCCTAACTttagactaataagtaatttaaatctaacctatttttctaaaaggcatatttaacataacaaaGTATCTAATAACACAACTTATAGTTTCTATTAAGTGTACTATTTTTCCATAGTTTAGTTCTTTAGCACTATTACGCTTACTTATTTACGAATCGTTTTActcacatatataaaaataatattttttaaaccataACCTATAACCTTGATATAGGAGTTCTACGTATATGAGTaaatccaattttaaaatatattttataattttttagaaCTTAACGTAGAATTTCAGCCCTAATGTATCTCTTCCTGCGCTGGCGCCGTTAGTTCCGTGTTACTCAATCACGGTTAACAGCCTTTCGGATATAATATTACTACGTATTAGACGTTTTTAtggtaaatgtatttttcagaACACCACTTGGGCGTCTTACGTCATGGTCATGGAAGGCATATATGGTTTGAAGTTACTGGCGCTCCTAGTGACGCTTCCTCCTTACTTACTGCTGAGCTGAGACTTCATCAGGCACCAACACATACAGTGGACCCTGCTGATCTTTACACCGTTGTTGTTCATCGGGTGGTCAGCGTTGATAATTTAGGGTAAGGTCCTAAAATATAGGTTTTATAAAGGTGTAAGTAGTATGGGAATACATTAACAAAGTGTTTTATGcttttgtatgcaattttaATCACAGTGaaagtttatatttctataaatgaGACTGTATACAGAACTTTGTGTGTTCGTTAGGTACTACCATCCAATATAGAATCTGTAAATGTTAACGAACGAAAGCTATTTTGTAACAGTATCGTTTTGTTATACTAGAccctattcaatttaataattatattttgattattactGTTAGGAATCTAAAGAATAGAACATTCAAATCCAGGCTTTCTCATTTTTGACAAATTTATGATGCAATTCTTAAACCATAACATGTATCACTGAATGAATTatgtaaacataattatatctaGAACAAAAATGCTCATAAGATTACATTCCTTCCAGAGGTATGCAAATGGAGCAGGTAGCAGCAGTAAACACGAGCGCCAGCGCTGAAGGGTGGCTGGAGTTCAACGTAACAGCTGCCTTAGCTTCGTGGCTTGGAGCTCCCGCAGACAATCGTGGCTTCTTTATCACTCTTCACCCTCATACACAACCAGGCAAGTtatgtttacttttattataattttgtttttgaaactattactgtttttattttaaggtaaGTCATTTCTTGATTTGACTACATAAttcaaattcattaaatatgtaaaagtaaaaaatctaaaatcatCTTTTATAGCGaaaattcgatttttttttcttcaatttaTGACTATAATAGTTAGATTGTGTCTGTCAGGTTAAGTCGATAAGGAGATCTATGCATTATTTTTTGCTAACAATACGGGAATACGGCTCAAGCTATTTTTATGGTTTAACAAAGCTGTCTGTTTCCCAGTTTTTGTCTATGACAAACTTCTTATATGCGTCAAGGGTtttctcgttaccaggccataaaattaagaataataaacaaaaatgtttgcgTCACGCTGGGTTTTGGTgccaataattttgttttgtgttatCTTTCCCTTCATTGTTTTGGTATTTACGTTTGGTTACGTATTTATGGACGGTTTTTATCTATTATCACTATATACGTATGATACGATaagtatatactatatatgtatgttgttttctttaatccgtcgatataaacaaaaataacaaatttttattgtaacttaAATTCTAGAACGCCATGTTAAACCGGAAGAAATAGGTTTGGAAGAGAATCACGGTCCTAACTCCGAAGGCAAGCAGCCATTTTTGgtagcattttttaaaaatggccCAAAATTAGGCGGCGCTGACGCGGGAGCTAGGAAAAAAAGAGAGGCAAGGCGGTGGCGCTCACACGGATATTCAGAAAATTATTTGAGGAACCCTCTAACAGGTAACTATAATTTACATGCGACTTTTGAAAATTGCAGTTCTTGTATAGAAaacgattaaaaatatttctggcAACATTTCCCGAATTCCAAAACATCAAAACATAACAAAACTGTATTGATGCCTAAAatccataataatataagagtatttatttcgtataaaTTATACTGTGCATGCTTAGTGCCGTGTTAATTTATGTGGCATTAGTAACTTCATTGTTACGTACGTATGTACGTAATAGTCGTGTGGCTTTTATCCGTCTTTTGTATTAGAAATAAGGCTTGAGAAAAAATTACTTTCAAAAGGTGATAACACTAAATTTGTATGGGAATGACATTAAGTCACGTGaccattttcatataaattttcacaCCTGTCAAAAAGTGATTTCGTGTAAGTCCTACGGCCTCTACCAATGAATGTGACTAATGCAATCTATCCAGCAATTAAGTAATTGAGatcaatttaatgttttatttatatagatataacatCAAGTCCTTAAAATTTCCTGAGAGATGGTTCTATATCCAACAAATTACCAAAGATAAATAGACAAATACAAAATCTGAAGTGATAAATCTTTACATGGTGACGCTGATCGCTCAAATTGTTGAAAAAATCAAcagatattttgattttacttatattttttcacaGACACATTACATTGGACCACCCGGAGTTGTGAAATTCAAACACTTTATGTCAGTTTTAAGGATTTAGAATGGCAGGTCAGTAAACCATAccatataaattttacgtaCTTAATCCAGGGTTTTTACTGCTCAAAttgtgttataattttaaattataattacggTGCTATGATTGcatgaaaaaaatgtattaaaatattatcaaaattttgtttaaaatataatatttttattgctatatatattCAGGCTGTAGGCTTTAGTTTCAAAAATGTCAATGCAAAATGCTGATACAATTTATATCAccaacaattaatttttctttttaggaTTGGATAATAGCCCCCGAAGGATATGGGGCCTTTTATTGCAGTGGAGAATGCAATTTCCCTTTGAATGCTCATAAAAACGCTACAAACCACGCAATCGTCCAAACATTGGTTCATCTTTTATATCCAAACCAGGTGAGATTTTTACACTAATCCGGAGGTGAgaataatcttaaaaattaacataagaGTGTCAATTGACAAAGTGacaaattacttattactatGGGGCCATAGTATATGAGTTAGCGCAATTGCAGCTTTCTGACCATAGAGGTTTTAGTTTGTTGAAGTTAGCTTTCTAAGcttgtataaattattgttttaaaggtCGAAAACAGAAACCTTAGCTGTAGGCGATTTGTGCGACTCCTGGttactattataaaattaacacgcTCACTcggaaataataaactaataataataaaaactaactaaACTTAAAACATACCCTATTCATAAAAGGTAAATCAGTCTTATTGCAGtcttttaactaaagtttCACAGATCATCTGTTCACCACAACAATATGACAGAACGAGACAAaagagtactttagttaaaatactGGAATTAGAGGGATATAGTTTTTATGAGCTGTAGATTATAGTAAACTCCGTGTGACGTCCATCGATTTAACGAAAGCctcgaaatcaattggcttaGATTGGTTTAGCATGTTTTCTATATAATGGTACACTCTACATAGAATTACACCTACTATCAATAATGAAAACAATTGAGTtataaagtactttattactttagaattactaaaaactgcgcagctgtgtacgttcttttgtcgaTACGATTTATTGTCCAACCCCGCTATAAACTCGACTGCTAGCaccatgcatacgaactttctaagatattcattcttttgtttactaattgagattgcttgcacgtgtagactgttgttgaccatgattaaaaagtaggagtcatggattatctatacgtttctCTTCTCTtcatttaacgacaactctcaataacgccataaaatgcaAAGTCCCTTCAGTGTGGTtgtatagagtttacactgtatatatatatatatgcttatataagcaaaatatttaataattttcttattattcaGGTACCGAAACCATCGTGTGCACCAATCAAATTGTCTCCTATATCCGTGTTATACTATACAGACGACTCGAATGtaattttacgaaaatacaaaaatatggtCGTTAAAAGTTGTGGGTGCCATTAAATTCTGAATTGTGCTAATTttgatgtatataaaatttcctTCAATATAAGTTACTTTTTTCCTGTATGAACTTTtccataactttaaaataaattgtgggtttattttattaaaagaatctACCTTTTTGTCTCATTtacttatatatgtaattttaagaGTATACTATTACTGCTATTGTatggattttataattatccaTAACAGTGGaactaaaaagtttttatcagTTTCAGTGctaataaacatacaataaagCCATAACCCCTTGCAGAAAAATAAGATTAAGCTATTTAACTAAAACAGCCTTGGGAGACAAAATAAATTGAGAGATTGATGAACAGATACAGTCGACTTCTTACGTTAAAACGATGAAATTTTAGTTTCTTTATGAATATGGGGCAATTAGActtataattcatttatatacgGATTTATGTAGTTATCGTAAATTTCGTCTCCTcactattaaaaacaaatgcatcGATGTAAAATTCCATTGGTAATTGTTTACAGTAACTACATTCCTTATTTTTTACgtgtatttatacaaatttattcaaatgagAGATTTATGTACAGCAGTATTAGCACTTTTACCTTCAAACTAGTCTGTAGTCCATccattatattacattaattaaaatattttaagctaATTGCGTTAATAGAATAGGAAATCAATAGTCTTCATAActgtatgttatatttttattatggccGAACCTttagtgtataaataaaaatgaattacaaaattatttcaacatTCATTATTGTCAAAGACAGATGTAAAAAATCTACATCTACATCATCTCTTTTGAAAGATAAGAGTAACCTATGAAGTGTTTTCATACATTAattaacgaaatattttaaaatcttgggACATATTATGTCCATCCAGTGGAATgtgtaaaacatatttttgcaaACATATGTTTCACTCtaatataagatattatatattttgaattcttTAAAAGTCTTTATTAAAGGAATAATGTGTAGGTTCACATTGCTTGAAATGATTTGTTTGAACAGGTCCCAAAGGGTACGCACGTCCCCTGaagttaagtaaaaaatatttttgttgttatttaaatgttgCATAAAAGTTGTGTTTCTTCAGTCTTGTTTACCAAAGTGCTTCCCTGACCTTTCATTTcacctatattttttataattaaattatttgacgCCGTTACTTGGTTTATCCGCTGGTATTTGTCATTAAAGATTCGTATTCATTCGATATCAATAAGTTGATTAGATGATTagtattagaaataaatgaatgtgCCAATTCAACAAGTCGAATTTTagctttaactttttaataaattgtgtacaaaataaatgtgttttacttTTCATACTATTTGCGTTCACATGACATGtggtatgaaataaattttcaatatgtttatatttgtctTACGTATGAAAAAAAAGTATGAGCTCCTTCAACTTATCATTGAAGGCAAAGTGGCAGGTAGAAGGAGACCGGGGTGCAGACTTACGTCTTGGTTAAATACTCTTCGGAAATGGTTGAGAGCGGGCtgtaatcaaaaaatattttttgatttgatttgctTTAAGTGTGtgatgtttaaattaaaaataataaatatgtattgatcCTTCACTATAATTTTAAGACAGGGGCCGATTTTTGACAATCAACATACGATAATCTGAAAAATGTCGCGAAAGTACGACCTGAATTTTAACTCTGCATTTACCTAAATTGTTGAAGAAAATAATGTTAGGAATACTGAGGTCATAAATTAGTTTGTTGGCATCAGCTATTTAATTTCGACATTAGAGTCTACTTTTTAAAGGCTTCTTTGCTTGTGTTTAtccgttttttttatttttataaaatagggggcaaacgggcaggaggctcacctgatgttaagtgataccgccgcccatggacactctcaatgccagagggctcgcgagtgcgttgccggtcttttaagaatttttacgctcttttcttgaaggaccctaagtcgaattggttcggaaatacttcagtgggcagctggttccacatagcggttgtgcgcggcaaaaattgccttgaaaaacgctcagtccaGGAaccgcggacgtcgaggtgatacgggtggaattttgtattctgcctcgacgtccgatgatgaaactcagttgcaggtattaatccgaacaactcctctgaacactctccatggtaaatgcggtagaagatacagagtgaccccacatctctacgcaacgccaaaggatcgagccgctcttCGATGGATACGGTCAaatggaaggagctggtactggggagcccccgcccagaggtgagaacagtatttcatgtggggccgtatttgcgctttatagagttgcaagcggtggcccggagtgaaccgtctcgccttgctgagcacaccaagctttttggaggcaaatttagcctttccctccaaatgaccgcgaaactgaacgtcgttcgatatgtcaacgccaagtattccgatgctggctgtggcttcaagaagagtgtttttcgaaaagaggagtagcgacaaagggtatttttttcgcggaaaacgcgcaaacttgtgtcttcttggggttaaattggactaggtttagtctaccccagtccgagactccacgtagtaaagtttcgacttcagacacaagtttgttccggtactcatcgacaactgcccgagaaatacctgcccggccagtgtaaagagtatccccagtgctgtcgtccgcatagcaatgaatgttgctaagttacaacatgtcattgatatgcagaataaacagggtcggggatagaacacagccttgtgggaccccagcattcacgggtttaaggtcggaacatgctccgtcgacgacgaccttgatgctccgatcggccagaaagctggagatccagtcgcataatttctcgggaagcccgtaggctggaagcttcgagagcagtgctctgtgccacacccgatcgaaggctttcgctatgtccaaactaaccgctagcgcctcccccttggactcaattgcctctgcccatctatgtgtaaggtatactagaaggtcaccagccgaacgaccacgacgaaagccgtactggtAATCGCTAAttagctggtggccctctagatacctcaagagctggccattaataatggattccattattttggagaacaaggagtttatagctattggacgatagttggacggatcagagcgatcgccttttttagggatcggatgtatcgacgCGGTCTttcagcacttcgggacagtgccgagcgagtacaggtaccggaataggcgcgtcaggaccggagccaactcaggagcacaagtacgcagcacaattagagggataccatccggcccgctcgacttatgaatgtctaaggaagatagtgccttgcgaacagcacgttgccggaatgtgatttccggcattgaataatcacaccgcgaaatcgtcgGTGGTGATCCCcctcggtcatccaaagtcgaattggacgcgaagagacagcccaagaggtcagccttctccttcgcagcgTGGGCGAGCGATTCATCCTccctgtgcagcggtggaatggatggctgacaaaaattcccttgtacagctttggcgagagactcaccgcacgaaacgcgagtacaataagatgaacctattgcatcacttcacgccggttttctgtgagacagtggtactgccccggtcgtgcctgcccgtttgtctgaagcccgaaagcaacagcatggcactcccactaggaaggggggttgactgactgcactggtgaaataacctctgtcacaggttatttcaccagtgggcgatggggtcgtcacgtcccgacgccaaAAAACGACGGAACGACGTTCCTCTTCTAGGGCGGACACCGGCCTTTACGGCTAGAGACCTCACTGGCGATCTGCGGCCTGCTGATGCGGGATGGCTCTGGGGCAGGCGTATAGCTGTATGTAGAGGTTTGGTGTGGTAGAGATGAGTAGCGTCGGGCTCGACTCGTCTCAATCGTTGTCTTGGTCCATCCGGCGTCGGGCAGATTCACGGCTCGCGGTCCAGTCTCGCTGACGGCGAGATGACCTGCGGATAAAGCTGCGTTATGCGTCTGGTTGTAGTACTCGCACGTAACAGTTCGTTCGGGTATATGTGGGTATGTTTATAGACCTAGTGCAGTGTCTGTGAGAGTagcacaaatttggtttaagcgttttcAATCCGGAAATTTTGATGTCAAAGATGCACGTCGCTCTGGCCGCCCTCATTAATAAAATGGATGCCATTTTTGATAAAGTGGAGGAAGATCGGCATATCAGTAGTTACGACGTAGCTGAAGAACTGGGAATTGAccacaaaacagttttggcGCATTTGAAAAAACTGGGTACACAAAAAAGATCGATCtttgggtacctcacgagctCCCTGAAAGAAACTTAATTAACCGTCTACTCATTTGTGATTCTTTATTACAACGTAATGAACCCGAACCATTTTTGAAGAAACTGCCGTGAAACAGAAACTTTCGTGCCAAAAAACGGCCACCGGTACAAAAATAGACCTAATGCCTTGGGGTACATAAGCTGGTCATtatttgttgatatttttaaattcaaacaaaaacaattattttattttatcgtcCATTTCAGCAACTAGATATCTATACGTTTATATTTAGCCACTGACTAACtaaattcttttgtttttaatatgcaAGTGTAAATATtgtgcaatttttatttatagtctgTTCTCAATAAAGCCTTTTACTTTAGAATCTAGAGTTCTATGCGTGAATTTTCTAAGGCCTAAGGATAGAATCGGTAATTCGACACGCTAGGGTGGGCACGGATCATACAATAACAACCCCTTTCGGATTTtccttatttttatgatttagaaatacatattattaactagCTGTTATGTTTAGGCAACCTTTGAATATATAAGTTGGTAGATAAGAATAAAGTATCGATTTATCCTTACTATTTTGTTGTAGACTCTCAGTGATTCATGTCTTATCAATAATTCGAGGCTCTATCAGTTGATATCAATCGTCACGATTGAATTATCAATTCTTGttctgttattttatttacaaactagCTGTGCAACAAACATACTGACAgtgtgatttataaaaagatttgGAAGAAACATTTCTCTAAGAAAAGTTACAATACATTCTAC containing:
- the LOC123712163 gene encoding protein 60A; this encodes MAVSKTIWHCAGLLLFIVVSCAALSGLYIDNGVDQTIIHHSMTRHERQVVEHEILELLGLGERPRRAQAPPLDRSAPSFLLDVYKQLAEEHEQARPTRSSEMALSGEEQNAIDESDLIMTFQSKKHHLGVLRHGHGRHIWFEVTGAPSDASSLLTAELRLHQAPTHTVDPADLYTVVVHRVVSVDNLGGMQMEQVAAVNTSASAEGWLEFNVTAALASWLGAPADNRGFFITLHPHTQPERHVKPEEIGLEENHGPNSEGKQPFLVAFFKNGPKLGGADAGARKKREARRWRSHGYSENYLRNPLTDTLHWTTRSCEIQTLYVSFKDLEWQDWIIAPEGYGAFYCSGECNFPLNAHKNATNHAIVQTLVHLLYPNQVPKPSCAPIKLSPISVLYYTDDSNVILRKYKNMVVKSCGCH